Within Vicia villosa cultivar HV-30 ecotype Madison, WI linkage group LG1, Vvil1.0, whole genome shotgun sequence, the genomic segment ATGTCTATTCCTGAGTTTCTGATTGGTCTGCAAGTGTATTTCAATGGAAGAAATCCTGTAGTGGAATTCAAAATTCCAGATGACACCACATCTCTTGCAAGGTTGAAAGAAAAGATGAACGAATTGCTAACTGATTCGGATAACAGGAGGGTGACAAAGATCGAGTTTTTGGAGGACTGGATTGATacaaatggaagggtgaaatacaatCTAATCGAGTTGAAGgatgatgaagatgtgaaggtcatgtggaaatcatttcgcCGTAGGATAACGAAAGGTCTGATCGAGTTGGATGCTCAGATCCAAAGATCCGTTGACGATATAATGAAGATGCTGAAACGTCCTGAATCTTCTGGTAGTGCTTAGGTTTTTATGTTTATCATCGAATTGAACCATGCAAACGCAACAAAATTATGCAATAAATAATATGTCTGGTTTtacaaaatatacatataaataaaataaatctacaTAGGCCCTCCACGGGCTACATCAGCCAACCTAGCTAAACTAGTAAAGAGCTCACCATCTGGGTTTACCAAACCCATGATGTTATCTAAATGAACTGCAATATACTGTAACCGGGCGTCCTGAACCCCAACAGgtggtggaggtggtggtggttgaTCAACAGAAACCCTAGCACGTGAAGGCCCAAGAATGTCAGAAGCAGCGGTCAGAGGTATGATCCGAGGGAGTGATACATTGAGATACCAATCTAGGTCTCCATCCTCGTGTGAAGTCAAGCTTCTCCAAcattgtgttttgatgaagacaactttaAAACTCTCAAGACCATGTACATATatcaaagaagaaggaaaaagatGCACGACTTTATTCAAGCTTTGTGATCAAGTTTCAAGGTATATGAAATCTTTAACAAATATTATCTTAGTGCTCGACCTTTTAAAATCATGCATTTATAAATTTATCATGCATTTATAAATTTCATATAAAACCTtggtaaaattattttcaaatgtttttaTAAGTGTCAAAAAGTATTATTTTGCCATTAGATATATCTTATGCATACTTTCAATGAATTGTGAATTAGCTTAGTTGGTTGATTGACATGTATTAAGGAATTAAAAGGTCTTGGGTTCAAGTCTTGGGTATGACATTTTTTACTTAgcatttgtttaaaaaaaaatatttatcatgCAATCGGTTGCAATAGTGATTTTCACATATATTTCCATGCAATCCATTGCATCCaaattattttctatattttcaCGTGTATTTACTCCATGCAATCTATTGCAATTTTGATGCAATCCATTGCACCAAAGTTATTTTGAAAAGTGTTGTAACGTAAATACCTTTTCACCAAACCATTTCATGGCACCATTTCAATttaaactaaattattttttatgtaataATTTCCAACCATTGCCATGATTTTTGAATGGTTGCTTGTActatataaattaatttcaaaattttattttacagAAACCTCTTTCAAAATTCTCATAAAATCTCTCTGCATTATTTTCAACAGAACTTTCATATTTAGATGCTTTTTGAGAAAATTTTCATATCATTCCACAAATATCATTGTGCACTTAAGAGAGTATTTTGTTATTAAATTCcatattgaaagagaagaagtcctTCATAGGATTTATATactacaaatttatttattcaaaaattcttGTTTGTATCACATCTTATTTTTACAGGATTGTTGGAATTAAGATTGTGTGAAGTGTATTCCTTTttttcaggattgttggaagcaagaagttgaaagtgagaggattgttctcatttaAACTTGATAAATCCAAGAGGTTTGTTCTTGGCGTTTTgggtgttagaagattgtaggataaGTCTTGGGATTAGGcttgtacaaatatctaacaattagtgaaatctcttactgcgtaagtggactggagtactctcgaatTGTGAGGGGAACTAGGATATATCGCTGTGTCGTTTATTTTTTTGCACTTTATTGCTTTCATAATCTCACCATAAACCAGAAGAATAATTCCATCAACACTAAAACcggataaattttcaaagtcctaattcacccccctcttaggcgtacTCTTAAACTTACACCTCGCTCTGAGAAGCATGTTGAATAATAGTTGAGCTCTCCCTGATCTCACGTGCAGAGCTGATGATGTGGCTCTGAAACCATCTATAGATACCGCAAGCTGGAGCCACGGGAACAGGACAAGGGATAGTCTGAATAAAGCCATACTGGCGTATACATCTCTCAGGCAAGTGTCTAGTCACATGGGTCTCCCACGTGATATGCCTGGAGTACAGAGAAGCGTCATCAAATGGACAGTGAGGGCAGTGGGATGCATATGGTGTCCATACCACATCGTCCATAATTAGTGCGTCGAGCGACACCTCCAGGAATGGCTTGCTTGGCCTTCCATATCCTCGCACACGGTGAGTCAGCAGCGACACGCTGAGTCTTCCGATCACATAAATGAGGGAAGTGCTCGTATATCCAGCActgcaaataaataaaaataaatacataaaaaaatacataaaaaaataaacaaattaaaatatacatGCAAAAGACTAAGATAACCAGCCAACTATTTCGTCTCCGGCTGTGTAGCAACATCCAGGGCAGTATACAACATGGTCAAAGCTGCCACACCCACGCCCAAGTGGGAGTGTCCAAGGAGCTAAACAGACACAAGTACCGCACATCAATATAGTTATCAGACTTGTCCgcaaagagagtacatgccaTAAGATGTAGCATGTACGCCCTAGCGGCAGCCTGGTACCTCTGAGCAGCCACGTGCTCATGGTATCTGTCCCTGAgccaagacatcagaagatgtaAACCACGGTTATACGAGAACTCATCATACACTATCTCCTAAGATACCTCTAAGTCCTCCATAACCAAGCGCAGCGCCGCTACTTGGTTAATGTAAGAAGGTGTGAAGAGCGTACCAGCAACGGGGATGTGGCAGAGGACATCTACATCATCGAGTGTCACAGTCATCTCCCCGAATGGAAGGTGAAAGGATGATGTCTCTGGGTGCCACCTCTCAACAAAAGCAGACATCAGAGAGGCATCCAGCATGGTAAGGGAGCACTGAGAAAACTTCCGCAAGCGAAAGTCTCTAACAATACGATTAACCGCCTCAGGCATAGGATCCTTCAGGAAGTCCTTCAATTCGACCCATGTGAAGCGATCCTCAACGCTCCTCGCTCCTGTAAtagacaaaattaaaatattataagcaaactATCGTACAGTAGCATAAAGTAAAATATTAATCATTACATAGTTACAAATATATATACCTCCCCCTGCCATATTCGGTGAGCGATATGATCAGCATATCTCGTGAGCACGGACACGTCTATAGGTCCTCCAGGAAATCCTCCATCAGTGTGCACTGATGGCTCAGTAGACGCCCTGGCAGTGGTGTCTGTATCGGTCGAAGACACCTCATCCACAACCTTAGTAACAACAACCTCCTCAGGCTGAGCCTCCACCAACTGCTCAACTAGAGGCTCCTCAACAGCAGGCTCCTCAACAAGAGGCTCCTCAACAGCAAGCTCCTGAGTAGCTGCATGTCTCTAACGGCGTGGTGGGCGGAACTGCGCCGCCTGCTCCGCCAACCGTTTCCAACGAGAATCGGTCGGAGGACGGTGTCCAACTCTAAGCTCTGAAGCCTGTTCCTCCTCATCTCTCGCACGAGTCGTTGCTGCTCTAT encodes:
- the LOC131646478 gene encoding uncharacterized protein LOC131646478, which encodes MSIPEFLIGLQVYFNGRNPVVEFKIPDDTTSLARLKEKMNELLTDSDNRRVTKIEFLEDWIDTNGRVKYNLIELKDDEDVKVMWKSFRRRITKGLIELDAQIQRSVDDIMKMLKRPESSGSA